The DNA sequence ATCGGATTGGGGCATCGGAAAATCGGGTTCGTGCAAGGGGACCCCAAACATTCGCCTTCACAACGAAGGGAGCAGGGGTTTCGCGCAGCGATGGTCGGCGCTTCCCTGATGATCAAGGATGACTGGATCGCTCCGGGGCTTTTTACTTATCGATCAGGCCTCGACGCCGCGCGGCAGTTGCTCGGTGGTGCGGAGCGACCGACTGCAATCTTTGCGAGCAATGACGACATGGCTGCCGCGATTACGGCGATAGCGCACGGGATGGGGCTCGTCATACCTGATGATCTCAGCGTAGTCGGCTTTGATGATGCTCAGGTCGCGTCCACCATCTGGCCGGAATTGACGACAATTCGCCAGCCTATTTCCGATATGGCCTCGCGCGCGGTCGCTCTGCTCAGCGAGCAGATCCGTGAGGCTCGAACTGGAAACAAGCCTGAAGTTCGCCATGTGCGGGAGATGCTCACATTGGTGAAACGTGCATCAGCGAGCAGTCCGGCGGACTGAAGTCCGGAGTTCTCGTCCAAGCCGAGGAAATATCTATGACGATTTATGGCGCCATTGAAGCTGGCGGCACTAAATTTGTGTGCGGGATTGGCAATATTCACTCGGGATCGATCGAGACGACCACGATTCCGACGCGTGATCCAGACTCGACTTTCGCCGACGTCGCTGCATTTTTCCACCAGGCTCATCGGCATGGTCCTATCGAAGCGATCGGTATTGCAAGCTTCGGTCCGGTCGAACTGCGGCCGACCGCCGATCGATATGGTCGGATATTGACCACGCCCAAGCGGCAATGGGAAGGCGCCGATATGCTCGCGCGAACCCGGGCCATTCTGAACATTCCAGCGACGATCGATACCGATGTCAATGCAGCCGCGCTTGCCGAAGCCGCCTGTGCGAACATCATGCAACTTGCCTATGTCACTGTTGGAACCGGAATTGGCGTTGGACTGGTCAGCGGTGGGTTGCCGGTGCATGGGATCGGCCACCCGGAGGCCGGGCATATTCTGCCGAGGCGACATCCTGCACATGATGGCTTTGCTGGTGTCTGTCCGTTTCATGGAGATTGTTTCGAGGGGCTTGCCAGCGGGCCCGCCGCCACGGCATTTTGGGGCGACACGCCATCGCATTTCCCCGACGATCATCCGTTCTGGAGCGTCGAGGCGCATTATCTGGCCCAGCTTTGCATGACGCTTTTCCTGACTATGGCGCCCGAGCGGATTGTGCTGGGTGGTGGCGTGATGAAGCAGCAGCGCCTTTTCCCGATCATCCATCAGCGGACGGCGGAACTGCTTGCGGGCTATTTCGGCGGAGCCACCAGCGTGGAGGCGATGGCCGAACGGATCGTGCCACCCGTTTGCACCGAACCGCCAGGCCTCATCGGCGCCTATCTTCTTGCCGCCCAGGGCGCGCATTGAACTGTCGGAAAAGGAAAGAGACATGACGCGGTCTCTGGCTTGGCTTTGCCTCGCTCCGCTGGTCGCCGCCGGGGCCAACGCCCCGGCCTCAAACCCGTACAGCGACGACGGACGCTGGTTTGCCGACCAGCGCGACGGCAGCTATCGCAATCCCGTCCTGATCGGCGACTATTCCGATCCGGACGTGATCCGGGTCGGCGATGACTATTATCTTACTGCCTCCTCCTTCACCGATGTTCCCGGCCTTCCGATCCTTCATTCGCGCGACCTGGTGAACTGGACCCTGATCGGCCACGCGCTAAGCCGGGTCCTACCAGAAGATCATTATCGGGTGCCGCGCCGCGGCGGCGGTGTTTGGGCGCCGGCGATCCGCTATCGCAAGAACCGTTTTCTTATTTATTATCCCGATCCGGACCGCGGAATATTTCTGGTGACCGCAGACGACCCGCGCGGGCCGTGGAGTGCGCCGGTTCCGGTCGACGCCACACCCGGAATCATCGATCCGGCACCCTTCTGGGACGAAGATGGCCAAGGCTGGCTTGCTTATGCCTATGCCAAGAGCCGCGCAGGCAAAGCCAATATCATAGCGCTCAAGCGCCTGAACGCCGATGGCACGGCGACGCAGGGCGAAGAACAGGTCATCATCAACGGCGACACCATGCCCCCGGTAGGGACCAGTCTTGGCAATCGTCCCTGGCAGACGACCGAAGGGCCAAAACTCTATAAGCGCAACGGATATTATTATGTTTTCGCGCCCAGCGGCAGCGTGAAGGGCGGATGGCAAGGCGTATTCCGCAGCCAGTCCATAACCGGTCCCTATGAAGGGCGGAACG is a window from the Sphingobium sp. V4 genome containing:
- a CDS encoding LacI family DNA-binding transcriptional regulator, producing MTVSRVMTGKRHVSEAMRERVNLAIAELNYSPNLNARSFSSAVRVGAIYSNPSSSNLGAFLMGAFRQSGESGCQFLIEPGRTEAEAVEGLHRLIESRIGGVILPPPLCDSEVLLDLALSSEVIPLAFATAIPRERVSAIIVDDYKGAYDMTRYLIGLGHRKIGFVQGDPKHSPSQRREQGFRAAMVGASLMIKDDWIAPGLFTYRSGLDAARQLLGGAERPTAIFASNDDMAAAITAIAHGMGLVIPDDLSVVGFDDAQVASTIWPELTTIRQPISDMASRAVALLSEQIREARTGNKPEVRHVREMLTLVKRASASSPAD
- a CDS encoding ROK family protein → MTIYGAIEAGGTKFVCGIGNIHSGSIETTTIPTRDPDSTFADVAAFFHQAHRHGPIEAIGIASFGPVELRPTADRYGRILTTPKRQWEGADMLARTRAILNIPATIDTDVNAAALAEAACANIMQLAYVTVGTGIGVGLVSGGLPVHGIGHPEAGHILPRRHPAHDGFAGVCPFHGDCFEGLASGPAATAFWGDTPSHFPDDHPFWSVEAHYLAQLCMTLFLTMAPERIVLGGGVMKQQRLFPIIHQRTAELLAGYFGGATSVEAMAERIVPPVCTEPPGLIGAYLLAAQGAH